The following coding sequences are from one Mytilus trossulus isolate FHL-02 chromosome 8, PNRI_Mtr1.1.1.hap1, whole genome shotgun sequence window:
- the LOC134728120 gene encoding uncharacterized protein LOC134728120 isoform X3 translates to MDVSFSNMFFFVTFVSFILLSFGANINRYQIDDLSKNPFGFLTDFLNLLKDDDKNLTVIPLVMSNISKEISETLQDQMKSSSHINTILDQYPDNYNKSFSDIKTVNGTKVMTNTTIFKSKDDNSMTGMYMKEKIVGGKPKFLHAQMILHPKHLAMNNTV, encoded by the exons ATGGATGTATCTTTTTCGAATATGTTCTTTTTCGTCAcgtttgtttcatttatattgttAAGTTTTGGAGCCAATATAAACAGATACCAAATCGACGATCTGTCTAAAAATCCGTTTGGTTTTTTAACGG ATTTCCTGAATTTACTGAAAGACGATGATAAAAATTTAACAGTCATCCCACTGGTCATGTCGAATATTAGCAAAGAAATAAGCGAGACACTACAAGATCAAATGAAGTCTTCGAGCCACATCAATACGATATTGGACCAATATCCAGATAATTATAACAAATCTTTCTCAGAC ATCAAAACTGTAAATGGGACAAAAGTAATGACCAACACAACGATCTTCAAGAGTAAGGACGACAACTCCATGACCGGAATGTATATGAAAGAGAAGATAGTTGGCGGGAAA CCCAAGTTCTTACACGCACAAATGATACTACATCCAAAACATTTAGCGATGAACAACACAGTTTGA